The proteins below are encoded in one region of Pseudomonas entomophila L48:
- a CDS encoding TonB-dependent receptor domain-containing protein — protein sequence MKIPTLTTLLCLPAAALAAEPSRDEALKLPDVLISASRQVESRTATSAANTVFTRSDIDRLQPSSVTDLLTRVPGVQVAPTGGRGSLPGIFVRGTKAAQTLVLVDGVRIANATSGDSGLQFLDIDQIERVEVLRGSRSAVYGSDAIGGVIQIFTRRGDGQGLQPRLRLAAGSNQTWQRSLGLSGGNGATRFNLGASLDETAGIDSTGPSFASDNDHDAYRNRAFNLSLSHTFNERFEAGLNLLDSHGRSEYDNPFGRFDMASFQSVGQKPYTDFAVSSLGTYLDAQLTDAWHSRLELGHSENRDDKRDKLSDERFVFNTYRDQVTWQNDFVVDERNNLLVGADWYQDRVHASTDFTEDSRFNRAAFIQHRFAGEHFSTELGVRHDQNQQFGGQTTWSGSLTVPVDTDNDVLLSYSEGFRAPTFNDLYYPQYSNPDLDPEHSKSYELQWRSQLSKESRLEASLYRTDLRDAIIFGAGSIPRNVASARINGFELGLEQQWGEWRSQLGLALIDPRDRDTGHTLARRARRTLSLDLDRQFERFSVGGSWQAVSGSYDDEANRNALGGYGLLGLRGGWAATDEVRLELKLDNLLDKAYSRALYSFDGSQYGYREEGRTWLLSVTWTPAL from the coding sequence ATGAAGATTCCAACCCTCACCACCCTGCTCTGCCTCCCCGCCGCCGCCCTGGCCGCCGAACCCTCCCGTGACGAAGCCCTCAAGCTTCCCGACGTGCTGATCAGCGCCAGCCGCCAGGTCGAGTCGCGCACCGCCACCAGCGCCGCCAACACGGTCTTCACCCGCAGCGACATCGACCGCCTGCAACCGTCCAGCGTCACCGACCTGCTCACCCGGGTGCCCGGCGTGCAGGTCGCGCCGACCGGTGGTCGCGGCAGCCTGCCGGGCATCTTCGTGCGCGGCACCAAGGCCGCCCAGACCCTGGTGCTGGTCGACGGTGTGCGCATCGCCAACGCCACGTCCGGCGACAGCGGCCTGCAATTCCTCGACATCGACCAGATCGAGCGGGTGGAAGTGCTGCGCGGCTCGCGTTCGGCGGTATACGGCAGCGATGCCATCGGCGGGGTGATCCAGATCTTCACCCGCCGTGGCGATGGCCAGGGTCTTCAACCTCGCCTGCGCCTGGCGGCCGGCAGCAACCAGACCTGGCAGCGCAGCCTCGGCCTGTCCGGGGGGAATGGCGCAACGCGCTTCAACCTCGGCGCCAGTCTCGACGAAACGGCCGGCATCGACTCGACCGGGCCCTCGTTCGCCAGCGATAACGACCATGACGCCTATCGCAATCGCGCCTTCAACCTCAGCCTGAGCCACACCTTCAATGAGCGTTTCGAGGCAGGCCTGAACCTGCTCGACAGTCACGGGCGCAGCGAGTACGACAACCCATTCGGCCGCTTCGACATGGCTAGCTTCCAGAGCGTCGGCCAGAAGCCCTACACCGATTTCGCGGTCAGTAGCCTGGGCACCTACCTCGATGCCCAGCTCACCGACGCCTGGCACTCGCGCCTGGAGCTGGGCCACAGCGAGAACCGCGACGACAAACGCGACAAACTCAGTGACGAACGCTTCGTGTTCAACACCTATCGCGACCAGGTGACCTGGCAGAACGATTTTGTCGTGGATGAGCGCAACAACCTGCTGGTGGGTGCCGACTGGTACCAGGATCGCGTCCATGCCAGCACCGACTTCACCGAGGACAGCCGCTTCAACCGCGCCGCGTTCATCCAGCATCGATTTGCCGGTGAACACTTCTCCACCGAGCTGGGCGTGCGTCACGACCAGAACCAGCAGTTCGGCGGCCAGACCACCTGGAGCGGCAGCCTCACGGTACCGGTCGATACCGACAACGATGTGCTGCTGTCCTACAGCGAAGGCTTCCGTGCACCGACGTTCAACGACCTGTACTACCCGCAGTACAGCAACCCGGACCTCGACCCCGAGCACTCGAAGAGCTACGAGCTGCAATGGCGCAGCCAACTTAGCAAAGAGAGCCGCCTGGAGGCCTCGCTGTACCGCACCGACCTGCGTGATGCGATCATCTTCGGCGCAGGCTCCATCCCCCGCAACGTGGCATCGGCCCGGATCAACGGCTTCGAACTGGGCCTTGAGCAGCAGTGGGGCGAATGGCGCAGCCAACTGGGCCTGGCCCTGATCGACCCACGCGACCGAGACACCGGGCACACCCTCGCCCGCCGTGCCCGACGCACCTTGAGCCTGGACCTGGATCGACAGTTCGAACGCTTCAGCGTGGGGGGCAGTTGGCAGGCGGTGAGCGGTAGTTACGATGACGAGGCCAATCGCAATGCGCTGGGCGGCTATGGCCTGCTTGGCTTGCGCGGAGGCTGGGCGGCAACTGACGAGGTTCGGCTGGAACTGAAGCTCGACAACCTGCTGGACAAGGCTTACAGCCGCGCCCTGTACAGCTTCGATGGCAGCCAGTACGGCTATCGCGAAGAAGGCCGCACCTGGCTGCTGAGCGTCACCTGGACGCCGGCGCTCTAG
- the dxs gene encoding 1-deoxy-D-xylulose-5-phosphate synthase: MPTTFQEIPRERPVTPLLDRADTPAGLRRLAEADLETLADELRQDLLYTVGQTGGHFGAGLGVIELTIALHYVFDTPDDRLVWDVGHQAYPHKILTGRRDRMLSLRQKDGIAAFPRRSESEYDTFGVGHSSTSISAALGMAIAARLQNDPRKSIAVIGDGALTAGMAFEALNHAQEVDANMLVILNDNDMSISRNVGGLSNYLAKILSSRTYASMREGSKKVLSRLPGAWEIARRTEEYAKGMLVPGTLFEELGWNYIGPIDGHDLPTLIATLRNMRDLKGPQFLHVVTKKGKGFAPAEVDPIGYHAITKLEPADKPVAPKKPSGPKYSAVFGQWLCDMAAADNRLVGITPAMKEGSDLVDFSERYPERYFDVAIAEQHAVTFAAGMACEGAKPVVAIYSTFLQRAYDQLIHDVAVQDLDVLFAIDRAGLVGEDGPTHAGAYDLSYLRCIPGMLVMTPSDENELRKMLSTGHHYKGPAAVRYPRGTGPNAPISGDLEPLEIGKGVVRRQGGKVALLVFGVQLTEALQVAEQIDATVVDMRFVKPLDEALVLEMAAGHELLVTIEENAIMGGAGAAVGEFLAREGVVKPLLHLGLPDIYVEHAKPAQMLAECGLDAAGIEASVKARMAKLGL; encoded by the coding sequence ATGCCCACGACGTTTCAAGAGATCCCCCGCGAACGCCCGGTCACGCCGTTGCTGGACCGCGCCGACACGCCCGCCGGCCTGCGCCGCCTGGCCGAAGCCGACCTGGAGACCCTGGCCGACGAGCTGCGCCAGGACCTGCTCTATACCGTGGGGCAGACCGGTGGGCATTTCGGTGCGGGCCTGGGCGTCATCGAGCTGACGATCGCCCTGCACTACGTCTTCGACACCCCGGATGACCGGCTGGTGTGGGACGTCGGCCACCAGGCCTACCCGCATAAAATCCTGACAGGCCGCCGCGACCGCATGCTCAGCCTGCGCCAGAAGGACGGCATCGCCGCCTTCCCGCGGCGCAGCGAGAGCGAGTACGACACCTTCGGCGTCGGCCACTCCAGCACCTCGATCAGCGCCGCCCTGGGGATGGCCATCGCCGCCCGTCTGCAGAACGACCCGCGCAAGTCGATCGCGGTGATCGGCGACGGCGCGCTGACCGCCGGCATGGCCTTCGAGGCGCTGAACCATGCGCAGGAAGTGGATGCCAACATGCTGGTCATCCTCAACGACAACGACATGTCGATCTCGCGCAACGTCGGCGGCCTGTCGAACTACCTGGCCAAGATCCTCTCCAGCCGCACCTACGCGAGCATGCGCGAAGGCAGCAAGAAAGTGCTGTCGCGCCTGCCCGGCGCCTGGGAGATCGCCCGCCGCACCGAAGAGTACGCCAAGGGCATGCTGGTGCCCGGCACCCTGTTCGAAGAGCTGGGCTGGAACTACATCGGCCCGATCGACGGCCACGACCTGCCCACGCTGATCGCCACCCTGCGCAACATGCGTGATCTCAAGGGCCCGCAGTTCCTGCATGTGGTCACGAAAAAAGGCAAGGGCTTCGCCCCGGCCGAGGTCGACCCGATCGGCTACCACGCCATCACCAAGCTGGAGCCGGCCGACAAGCCGGTCGCGCCGAAAAAACCGAGCGGGCCGAAATACTCCGCCGTGTTCGGCCAATGGCTGTGTGACATGGCCGCCGCCGACAACCGCCTGGTGGGCATCACCCCGGCGATGAAGGAAGGCTCGGACCTGGTCGACTTCAGCGAACGCTACCCCGAGCGCTACTTCGACGTCGCCATCGCCGAGCAGCACGCGGTCACCTTTGCCGCGGGCATGGCCTGCGAGGGCGCCAAGCCGGTGGTGGCGATCTACTCCACCTTCCTGCAACGCGCCTATGACCAGCTGATCCACGACGTGGCGGTGCAGGACCTTGACGTGCTGTTCGCCATCGACCGCGCCGGCCTGGTCGGCGAGGACGGCCCGACCCATGCCGGCGCCTACGACCTGTCGTACCTGCGCTGCATCCCCGGCATGCTGGTGATGACCCCAAGCGACGAGAACGAGCTGCGCAAGATGCTCAGCACCGGCCACCACTACAAGGGCCCGGCCGCCGTGCGCTACCCGCGCGGCACCGGCCCGAATGCGCCGATCAGTGGCGACCTGGAGCCGCTGGAAATCGGCAAGGGCGTGGTCCGTCGCCAGGGCGGCAAGGTCGCCTTGCTGGTGTTCGGCGTGCAGCTGACCGAGGCCCTGCAAGTGGCCGAGCAGATCGATGCCACCGTGGTCGACATGCGTTTCGTCAAGCCGCTGGACGAGGCGCTGGTGCTGGAGATGGCCGCCGGCCACGAGCTGCTGGTGACCATCGAGGAGAACGCCATCATGGGCGGCGCAGGCGCTGCCGTGGGCGAGTTCCTGGCCCGCGAGGGCGTGGTCAAGCCGCTGCTGCACCTGGGCCTGCCGGATATCTATGTCGAGCATGCCAAGCCTGCGCAGATGCTGGCCGAGTGCGGGCTGGATGCGGCTGGGATCGAAGCCTCGGTCAAGGCCCGCATGGCCAAGCTCGGTCTCTAG
- the ispA gene encoding (2E,6E)-farnesyl diphosphate synthase, producing the protein MIAQYQQSAQARVDAALEPLFQAPSKELERLYAAMRYSVMNGGKRVRPLLAYAACEALGAPAEQANGAACAVELIHAYSLVHDDLPAMDDDDLRRGQPTTHKAFDEACAILAGDGLQSLAFSALLDPRLSPQADGIRLQMVQALAKAAGPAGMVGGQAIDLGSVGVKLDQQALEYMHRHKTGALIEASVRLGALASARAEQAQLDALQVYAQAIGLAFQVQDDILDVESDTATLGKRQGADIARDKPTYPALLGLEAAKAYALELRDQALAALQGFGENAEPLRALARYIVERRH; encoded by the coding sequence ATGATCGCCCAGTACCAGCAAAGCGCCCAGGCGCGGGTGGATGCCGCCCTGGAACCGTTGTTCCAGGCCCCGTCGAAAGAACTCGAACGCCTTTACGCCGCCATGCGCTACAGCGTGATGAACGGTGGCAAGCGCGTGCGCCCGCTGCTGGCCTACGCCGCCTGCGAGGCGCTGGGCGCCCCGGCCGAGCAGGCCAACGGCGCCGCCTGCGCGGTGGAGCTGATCCACGCCTACTCGCTGGTTCACGACGACCTGCCGGCCATGGACGACGATGACCTGCGCCGCGGCCAACCCACCACCCACAAAGCCTTCGACGAAGCCTGCGCCATCCTCGCCGGCGACGGCCTGCAGAGCCTGGCTTTCAGCGCCCTGCTCGACCCGCGCCTGAGCCCGCAGGCCGACGGCATCCGCCTGCAGATGGTCCAGGCCCTGGCCAAGGCCGCCGGCCCTGCCGGCATGGTCGGCGGCCAGGCCATCGACCTGGGTTCGGTGGGCGTCAAGCTCGACCAGCAGGCCCTGGAATACATGCACCGGCACAAGACCGGCGCGCTGATCGAAGCCAGTGTGCGCCTTGGCGCCCTGGCCAGCGCCCGCGCCGAGCAGGCCCAGCTCGATGCCCTGCAGGTTTATGCCCAGGCCATCGGCCTGGCCTTCCAGGTACAGGACGACATCCTCGACGTGGAGAGCGACACCGCCACCCTGGGCAAGCGCCAGGGCGCCGACATCGCCCGCGACAAACCAACCTACCCGGCGCTGCTGGGGCTGGAAGCGGCCAAGGCCTACGCCCTGGAGCTGCGCGACCAGGCGCTGGCGGCGCTGCAAGGCTTTGGCGAGAATGCCGAGCCGCTGCGGGCCCTGGCCCGCTACATCGTCGAACGCCGCCATTAA
- a CDS encoding exodeoxyribonuclease VII small subunit has protein sequence MARKKASIDFEQSLADLQALVERLENGELSLEESLAAFEQGIALTRDCQGALAQAEQKVQILLERDGELAAQPFDAEPEA, from the coding sequence ATGGCCCGCAAAAAAGCCTCCATCGATTTCGAACAGTCCCTCGCCGACCTGCAAGCCCTGGTCGAGCGCCTGGAGAACGGCGAGCTGTCGCTGGAAGAGTCGCTGGCCGCCTTCGAGCAAGGCATCGCCCTGACCCGCGACTGCCAGGGCGCGTTGGCCCAGGCCGAACAGAAGGTGCAGATCCTGCTGGAGCGCGACGGCGAACTGGCCGCGCAGCCGTTCGACGCGGAGCCCGAGGCATGA
- a CDS encoding MBOAT family O-acyltransferase translates to MSFLSIEFGLCFTLFFLLYWCLCWSVRLQNLLLLAASYGLVASFSLQSLYILLGYSTLVYLLGLMAGRHPGRWFNGALLLTLVLGCFYLFKYQEFFVGGIQGALASAGLEVSLPLLEVLVPIGLSFYAFHSVSYLVSISRRELAPAAPLDLALYLAFFPSLVAGPVNRALHMLPQIRPQAMRQVLEPHRALGLIAMAVVKLFFLSAWLGSEWVDPVFDTPGSAAPEQVLLSVYGYSFLIYFNFSGYTNLVTGIALLLGFRLPDNFDAPYAAHNLKEFWGRWHISLSRFIRDYVYIPLGGNRKGVWRGNLNMLLAMLVSGLWHGASVNFIIWGALHGVGLAISKLFSQLVPGFERVPGAGLLARLMTFHYVAFAWIFFRSPTLDGAVEMLGDITQLSLAGLNSAAGAMLLACVLFVAIYPLLLAVLRQSGALFQRLPWQLYPIPLGVGVSLVIFASQSGVPGFIYASF, encoded by the coding sequence GTGAGTTTCCTTTCGATCGAATTCGGCCTCTGTTTCACGCTGTTCTTTCTTCTTTACTGGTGCCTGTGCTGGAGCGTGCGGTTGCAGAACCTGCTGCTGCTGGCGGCCAGTTATGGCCTGGTGGCGAGTTTCAGCCTGCAATCGCTGTACATCCTGCTGGGTTACAGCACGCTGGTGTACCTGCTTGGATTGATGGCGGGGCGCCACCCCGGGCGCTGGTTCAACGGCGCCTTGCTGCTGACCCTGGTGCTGGGCTGCTTCTACCTGTTCAAGTATCAAGAGTTCTTCGTCGGCGGTATCCAGGGTGCGCTGGCCAGTGCCGGGCTCGAGGTGTCGCTGCCGCTGCTGGAAGTGCTGGTGCCGATCGGCCTGTCGTTCTACGCCTTCCATTCGGTCAGCTACCTGGTGTCGATCAGCCGGCGTGAGCTGGCGCCCGCCGCGCCGCTGGACCTGGCCCTGTACCTGGCGTTCTTCCCAAGCCTGGTGGCCGGCCCGGTCAACCGCGCCCTGCACATGCTGCCGCAGATCCGCCCGCAGGCCATGCGCCAGGTGCTGGAGCCGCACCGCGCCCTGGGCCTGATCGCCATGGCGGTGGTGAAGCTGTTCTTCCTCAGTGCCTGGCTGGGCAGCGAGTGGGTCGACCCGGTGTTCGACACGCCCGGCAGCGCCGCGCCCGAGCAGGTGCTGCTGAGCGTCTATGGCTACAGCTTCCTGATCTACTTCAACTTCAGCGGCTACACCAACCTGGTGACTGGTATCGCCCTGTTGCTGGGCTTCCGTTTGCCGGACAACTTCGACGCGCCCTATGCCGCGCACAACCTCAAGGAATTCTGGGGGCGCTGGCACATCAGCCTGTCGCGCTTCATCCGCGACTACGTCTACATCCCGCTGGGCGGCAACCGCAAGGGCGTGTGGCGCGGCAACCTGAACATGCTGCTGGCGATGCTGGTGTCCGGCCTGTGGCATGGGGCGAGCGTGAATTTCATCATCTGGGGCGCGCTGCATGGCGTGGGACTGGCCATTTCCAAACTGTTCAGCCAACTGGTGCCGGGCTTCGAGCGGGTGCCAGGTGCCGGTCTGCTGGCGCGCTTGATGACCTTCCATTACGTGGCGTTCGCTTGGATCTTCTTCCGCAGCCCGACGTTGGACGGCGCGGTCGAGATGCTCGGTGACATTACCCAGCTCAGCCTGGCAGGCCTGAACAGCGCCGCCGGCGCGATGCTGTTGGCCTGTGTGCTGTTCGTGGCCATTTACCCGTTGTTGCTGGCGGTGTTGCGCCAGAGTGGCGCGCTGTTCCAGCGCTTGCCATGGCAGCTGTACCCGATCCCGCTCGGGGTCGGCGTGTCGCTGGTGATTTTTGCTTCGCAGTCGGGCGTGCCGGGGTTCATCTATGCAAGCTTCTGA
- a CDS encoding DUF459 domain-containing protein has translation MQASDSRQLFQVQMGAARALYAIVVTTALLFWLNQDSIKLYCQQKYHESCEIPLLGQMPAWRFGAQLTLALEEQRDRLLEQWQPAEQVVEAPAAEVLPESVPVVTVNLETPAALAKPLPPAVAHSPVHNAPAPVHAPAPVPVAQPVVAAVAPVPTVLQPGKVAALAAGDDVFLVGDSLMQGVAPHLANTLRKRYQIRTVNLSKQSTGLAYPGFFNWPKTVAETLDHEPNIRLMVVFLGPNDPWDMPQGKGKPFLRFKSPEWEVAYRARIDAILEQARAHNVQVLWVGPPNMEKARLSTAMNYLSGLYQEQTALFGQHYVSANPILGYTDESFSYTVRTPEGKRVKVRVDDGIHFTITGQKLIAEQVLSLISFPGLTVTGH, from the coding sequence ATGCAAGCTTCTGATAGCCGTCAGTTGTTCCAGGTGCAGATGGGCGCTGCCCGCGCGTTGTACGCGATTGTGGTCACCACCGCGCTGCTGTTCTGGTTGAACCAGGATTCGATCAAGCTTTATTGCCAGCAGAAGTACCACGAGAGTTGCGAGATCCCGTTGCTGGGGCAGATGCCGGCCTGGCGCTTCGGGGCTCAGCTGACCTTGGCGCTGGAAGAGCAACGTGACCGCCTGCTCGAGCAGTGGCAGCCGGCCGAGCAGGTGGTCGAGGCGCCCGCTGCCGAGGTATTGCCTGAATCGGTGCCGGTGGTGACGGTCAATCTAGAGACCCCGGCGGCCTTGGCCAAGCCGTTGCCGCCTGCGGTCGCCCACTCGCCCGTGCACAACGCCCCCGCGCCTGTGCATGCCCCGGCACCGGTCCCGGTCGCGCAGCCGGTGGTTGCCGCGGTCGCGCCTGTGCCAACCGTACTGCAACCGGGCAAGGTCGCGGCCCTGGCCGCCGGTGACGACGTGTTCCTGGTGGGCGACTCGCTGATGCAAGGCGTGGCGCCGCACCTGGCCAACACCCTGCGCAAGCGCTACCAGATCCGCACCGTCAACCTCAGCAAGCAGAGCACTGGGCTGGCCTATCCGGGCTTCTTCAACTGGCCCAAGACCGTGGCCGAAACCCTCGACCACGAGCCGAACATCCGCCTGATGGTGGTGTTCCTCGGCCCCAACGACCCTTGGGACATGCCCCAGGGCAAGGGCAAGCCGTTCCTGCGCTTCAAGTCGCCGGAGTGGGAGGTCGCCTACCGTGCCCGTATCGACGCGATCCTCGAACAGGCCCGCGCGCACAATGTGCAGGTGCTCTGGGTCGGCCCGCCCAATATGGAGAAGGCGCGGCTGTCCACGGCCATGAATTACCTCAGCGGGCTGTACCAGGAACAGACCGCGCTGTTCGGCCAGCACTATGTCTCGGCCAACCCGATCCTTGGCTATACCGACGAGAGCTTCTCGTACACGGTGCGCACGCCGGAGGGCAAGCGGGTCAAGGTGCGGGTCGACGACGGCATTCATTTCACCATCACAGGCCAGAAGCTGATCGCCGAACAGGTGTTGTCGCTGATCAGCTTCCCGGGCCTGACCGTTACAGGACATTGA
- a CDS encoding SGNH/GDSL hydrolase family protein, translating into MRQWHHLLGLALLISAVPGCSTGANSVAAQPAARPAAAPVARQEGNVALLAGKLRNAGRAPVSIVQLGDSHTAADLFSGELRRLLQARYGDGGIGLVPASPVPGIRNDRVIIKSEKRQWALVSARNQQSSQFPLGGYLSLPQAKRASVVIQARDQDSHRYKISALYQSSGTASLLANGGQRRVLPASNGQWRFSPAFSNVGLPVQLAVEGGNVALGGWYIQGQKNAGVTYSTLGINGARLEVVDKWQTGWRDSLKAVAPDLVILAYGTNEAFDDTLDLGLYQAQLDATLSNLRKDLPRAVILLVGPPDSIKQRKAGSCAARQPRPLASVIRIQKQMAQRHKALFWDWQGFMGGPCSIAGWQTGGLARPDLVHLTADGYRKSAAGLYEFLKGPLGLR; encoded by the coding sequence ATGCGCCAATGGCATCACCTGCTGGGCCTGGCCCTGCTGATCAGCGCCGTGCCGGGTTGCAGCACCGGCGCCAACAGCGTGGCCGCCCAGCCCGCGGCACGGCCTGCTGCCGCGCCGGTCGCGCGCCAGGAGGGCAATGTCGCCTTGCTCGCCGGCAAGTTGCGCAATGCCGGCCGGGCGCCGGTTTCCATCGTCCAGCTGGGCGACTCGCATACCGCCGCCGACTTGTTCAGCGGTGAGCTGCGTCGCCTGTTGCAGGCGCGTTATGGCGATGGCGGCATCGGCTTGGTGCCGGCTTCGCCGGTGCCGGGGATCCGCAACGACCGGGTGATCATCAAGAGCGAGAAGCGCCAGTGGGCGTTGGTGTCGGCGCGCAACCAGCAGAGCAGCCAGTTCCCGCTTGGTGGGTACCTGTCGCTGCCCCAGGCCAAGCGCGCCAGCGTGGTGATTCAGGCGCGTGACCAGGACAGCCACCGTTACAAGATTTCGGCGCTGTACCAGTCCAGTGGCACGGCGTCGCTGCTGGCCAACGGCGGCCAGCGCCGGGTGCTGCCGGCGAGCAATGGGCAGTGGCGGTTCAGCCCGGCGTTCAGCAATGTCGGGCTGCCGGTGCAGTTGGCGGTGGAGGGCGGCAACGTCGCGCTGGGGGGCTGGTATATCCAGGGGCAGAAGAATGCTGGCGTGACCTATTCGACGCTGGGCATCAACGGCGCGCGCCTTGAGGTGGTGGACAAGTGGCAGACCGGGTGGCGCGACAGCCTCAAGGCGGTGGCGCCGGACCTGGTGATCCTCGCCTATGGCACCAACGAGGCGTTCGACGACACGCTTGACCTGGGGCTTTACCAGGCGCAGTTGGATGCGACGCTGAGCAACCTGCGCAAGGACCTGCCACGGGCGGTGATCCTGCTGGTCGGGCCGCCGGATTCGATCAAGCAGCGCAAGGCGGGCAGTTGCGCGGCGCGCCAGCCGCGGCCGTTGGCGTCGGTGATTCGCATCCAGAAGCAGATGGCGCAGCGGCACAAGGCGCTGTTCTGGGATTGGCAGGGGTTCATGGGTGGGCCGTGCTCGATTGCCGGGTGGCAGACGGGCGGGTTGGCACGGCCGGATCTGGTGCATCTGACGGCGGATGGTTACCGCAAGAGTGCGGCGGGGTTGTATGAGTTTTTGAAGGGGCCGTTGGGCCTGCGTTGA
- a CDS encoding DUF3077 domain-containing protein — MSDDFKPGSTQGTTTCLEIFRIQPGIPFDHAFSDLSVLLGCVAHFTTEAEMEGDLMAASAARILSGLAKGLIDDMELGLNR; from the coding sequence ATGAGCGACGACTTCAAGCCCGGCTCGACCCAGGGCACGACCACCTGCCTCGAGATCTTCCGTATCCAGCCGGGCATTCCTTTCGATCACGCCTTCAGCGACCTGTCGGTGCTGCTCGGGTGCGTGGCGCATTTCACCACCGAGGCCGAGATGGAGGGTGACCTCATGGCCGCCAGCGCCGCGCGGATTCTCAGCGGGCTGGCCAAGGGGCTGATCGATGACATGGAGTTGGGGTTGAATCGGTAG
- the ribB gene encoding 3,4-dihydroxy-2-butanone-4-phosphate synthase, whose amino-acid sequence MSTLLNQQFPNVTAAIAAFQAGRPVLLLDDDDREDEADIVAAAENLSLQTMAMMIRDCSGIVCLCLDEATVDALQLAPMVQNNQARHGTGFTVTIEAAEGVSTGVSAQDRITTIEAALRSTAQERHIVSPGHVFPLRARDGGVLTRRGHTEGSVDLARLAGLRPAAVLCELMNPDGSMARGEEVAVYARQYNLPVLTIEELARYREAMVELEAEIA is encoded by the coding sequence ATGTCCACCTTGCTCAACCAGCAATTCCCCAACGTCACCGCCGCCATCGCCGCCTTCCAGGCCGGGCGCCCCGTGCTGCTGCTCGACGACGACGACCGCGAGGACGAAGCCGATATCGTCGCCGCCGCCGAGAACCTGTCGTTGCAGACCATGGCCATGATGATCCGCGACTGCAGCGGCATCGTCTGCCTGTGCCTGGACGAAGCCACCGTCGATGCCCTGCAGCTGGCGCCGATGGTGCAGAACAACCAGGCCCGCCATGGCACCGGTTTCACCGTCACCATCGAGGCGGCCGAAGGGGTCAGCACCGGCGTGTCGGCGCAGGACCGCATCACCACCATCGAAGCCGCACTGCGCTCCACCGCGCAGGAGCGCCATATCGTCAGCCCGGGCCATGTGTTCCCGCTGCGCGCCCGTGACGGTGGCGTGCTGACCCGCCGTGGCCACACCGAAGGCTCGGTGGACCTGGCGCGTTTGGCCGGCCTGCGCCCGGCGGCGGTGCTGTGCGAGCTGATGAACCCCGATGGCAGCATGGCCCGGGGCGAAGAGGTGGCGGTGTATGCGCGGCAGTACAACCTGCCGGTGCTGACCATTGAAGAGCTGGCGCGGTATCGCGAGGCGATGGTTGAGTTGGAAGCTGAGATCGCCTGA
- a CDS encoding AAA family ATPase: MSERDPLKSTDAGTVQLNRMAIDNFKSLVGFTMSLTKFTCLIGLNGAGKSTILQAMDFLSQQMRGDLAGWLKSREWKAIDLKSKLSKSSNITFELECDLQGESLVWRGSFNRTLLRCTQESIEIDGVLVMKVDDGRFLVERDEEGDPLTGDIAFEYQGSVLSRLREESVSGRLLVFKHFIATITSLDALSPQHLRRKSRETDGGLGFAGEKFSSFLHALPDAHKLKLRELLSGPYPQVQGIDLSALRAGWKSLSILERYADHRFSTEARHMNDGMLRLMAIIAETLSDHQFMLFDEVENGIHPEVIEFLLDHLVSTPQQVMVTTHSPMVLNYLEDDIARGGVQLIYKTHEGKTRAVSFFNIPAMAEKLTVMGPGEVFVDTNLVALNQDLVRTNGGA; this comes from the coding sequence ATGAGCGAACGTGACCCGTTGAAATCGACAGATGCAGGGACGGTCCAACTCAATCGCATGGCCATCGATAATTTCAAGTCGCTGGTTGGATTCACCATGAGCTTGACCAAGTTTACCTGCCTGATTGGTTTAAATGGTGCGGGCAAGTCGACCATTCTTCAGGCCATGGATTTCTTGTCTCAGCAGATGCGTGGGGACCTGGCCGGTTGGCTGAAGAGTCGAGAGTGGAAGGCCATTGATCTCAAGTCCAAGCTCAGCAAGAGCAGCAACATTACATTCGAACTGGAATGTGATCTGCAGGGTGAATCGTTGGTGTGGAGAGGCAGTTTCAATCGAACGCTGCTGCGTTGTACTCAGGAAAGCATAGAGATTGACGGCGTCCTAGTGATGAAGGTTGACGATGGTCGATTTCTAGTCGAGCGCGATGAGGAGGGTGACCCGCTGACCGGTGATATCGCCTTCGAATATCAAGGATCAGTGCTTTCCCGGCTCAGAGAAGAAAGTGTCAGTGGACGGTTGCTCGTGTTCAAACACTTTATTGCAACGATCACTTCGCTCGATGCGCTATCGCCTCAACATCTGCGTCGTAAGTCTCGTGAGACGGACGGTGGTTTGGGCTTTGCGGGAGAGAAATTTTCTTCATTTCTCCATGCACTGCCTGATGCCCATAAGCTCAAATTGCGTGAGCTCTTGAGCGGCCCCTATCCCCAGGTGCAAGGGATCGACCTCTCGGCGCTGCGGGCGGGTTGGAAGTCTTTGAGTATTCTTGAACGCTATGCCGATCATCGTTTCAGTACAGAAGCCAGGCATATGAATGACGGCATGTTGAGGCTGATGGCAATCATCGCGGAGACGCTGTCCGATCATCAGTTCATGCTATTTGACGAAGTTGAAAATGGTATCCATCCCGAGGTGATTGAATTTTTATTGGATCATCTGGTGAGTACGCCTCAGCAGGTCATGGTGACTACGCACAGTCCGATGGTGTTGAACTACCTCGAAGATGATATCGCTCGCGGAGGGGTCCAGCTGATCTACAAGACCCATGAGGGGAAAACCCGCGCAGTTTCGTTTTTCAACATTCCCGCAATGGCTGAAAAATTGACGGTGATGGGGCCGGGAGAGGTGTTCGTCGATACAAACCTTGTTGCACTAAACCAAGATCTGGTACGCACTAACGGAGGGGCCTGA